A section of the Dehalobacter sp. DCM genome encodes:
- a CDS encoding NADH:flavin oxidoreductase — protein MAELFSSLQIKGLTLKNRLVMPPMALDNAAENGEITEEQIDHYTVRARPDNILNTGIGLIIVEHTFIHPKGKSHVRQLGIDDDAKISGLKYMTEAVHQEGVPLGIQITHAGARALYNPVAPSAEFCPHIIRNKPMTDPNDPPHELTVAEISDIIQYFADAARRAKKAGFDLIEIHGAHGYLLNQFYSPLTNKRTDNYGGSLVNRMRFPCEVISAVREAVGSDMPVFYRLGADDRLPGGTTIQDSIEAVPYFIKAGIDCLDLSGGICGYLKNGPEAFFAYMAEALKPVVHIPVLVTGGIKTVQTAVELVKNDTTDLVGVGRAMLSDPDWARNARKAVSPC, from the coding sequence ATGGCTGAGTTATTTTCATCTCTACAAATCAAGGGTTTGACCCTGAAAAATCGGCTGGTCATGCCCCCTATGGCCCTGGATAATGCAGCTGAAAACGGTGAAATAACGGAGGAACAAATTGACCATTATACGGTGCGCGCCAGACCTGATAATATCTTAAATACCGGGATTGGTCTGATCATTGTCGAACATACCTTCATCCATCCGAAAGGGAAGTCCCATGTGAGACAATTGGGAATCGATGATGATGCAAAAATATCCGGACTGAAGTATATGACGGAAGCGGTACACCAGGAGGGGGTTCCGCTAGGGATACAAATTACGCATGCCGGAGCCAGAGCACTTTATAACCCTGTAGCACCTTCTGCTGAATTCTGTCCGCATATTATACGCAACAAACCGATGACAGATCCCAATGATCCGCCGCATGAACTTACTGTCGCCGAGATCAGCGATATTATTCAATACTTTGCCGATGCAGCACGCAGAGCGAAAAAAGCCGGATTTGATCTTATAGAAATTCATGGTGCTCATGGTTACCTGCTCAATCAGTTTTATTCCCCGCTTACCAATAAGCGGACAGATAACTATGGCGGGTCGTTAGTTAATCGCATGCGTTTTCCGTGTGAGGTTATCAGCGCGGTAAGAGAAGCTGTAGGGTCGGATATGCCTGTATTTTATCGATTAGGAGCCGATGATCGTCTGCCGGGAGGGACTACGATTCAAGACAGTATTGAAGCGGTACCGTATTTTATTAAGGCAGGGATCGATTGTCTTGATCTGTCCGGCGGGATTTGCGGGTATCTGAAGAACGGACCGGAAGCATTCTTTGCCTATATGGCCGAAGCGTTAAAACCCGTTGTCCATATTCCCGTACTCGTTACCGGTGGAATAAAAACGGTTCAGACTGCAGTGGAATTGGTCAAGAATGATACCACTGACCTGGTTGGTGTCGGACGGGCGATGCTTTCGGATCCGGATTGGGCGAGGAATGCCCGAAAGGCTGTAAGCCCCTGTTAG
- a CDS encoding LysE family translocator: MENLAMYILIAIMMVIAPGVDTILITKNTLTLGRRAGRFTTLGIATGLSVWTIVAVLGLAAIVAQSIVLFTTIKYLGAAYLIFIGIKTFMAKNTFSFEMNNLENNEVRNPYIGQYKKCFLQGFLSDALNPKTVIVYITLMPQFINPHQNVYLQLVILGAILIFTAIVWFLVVVYILDYIRIWFNKKEVQNIFNKLTGLMLVSLAVKLALEKR, from the coding sequence TTGGAAAATCTGGCTATGTATATTTTAATCGCAATAATGATGGTAATAGCACCAGGGGTAGATACGATTTTAATAACTAAAAATACTCTAACTCTTGGAAGAAGGGCAGGGCGGTTTACAACTCTTGGTATTGCAACAGGTCTTTCAGTTTGGACAATAGTAGCAGTGCTTGGTTTAGCGGCAATTGTTGCACAATCTATAGTCTTATTTACTACGATTAAATACTTAGGAGCGGCTTACCTAATCTTCATTGGAATTAAGACTTTCATGGCTAAGAATACTTTTTCGTTTGAAATGAATAACTTAGAGAATAATGAAGTGAGGAACCCATACATCGGTCAATATAAGAAATGTTTTTTACAAGGGTTTTTAAGTGACGCCCTTAATCCGAAAACAGTTATTGTTTATATTACTCTGATGCCCCAATTTATTAATCCACATCAAAACGTTTATTTACAGTTAGTAATATTAGGAGCCATCCTCATTTTTACGGCTATTGTATGGTTTTTAGTTGTGGTTTATATTTTAGATTATATTCGTATCTGGTTTAATAAAAAGGAAGTCCAAAATATTTTTAACAAACTGACAGGGCTTATGTTAGTTTCACTTGCAGTTAAACTCGCTTTGGAAAAGAGATAG
- a CDS encoding molybdopterin-dependent oxidoreductase codes for MENQWKKFNQDGSYTVRTCGWSPPGDHPVGCGMKLHVKDGKLLKVEGDPEHPITQGRLCIRCLSLPEYVHHPQRITYPMKRVGERGEDKWQRISWDEAWDIIVEKINYFKETSGMESIVVFGGTGREACLYYYPLAFSSIGTPNCCYALSGWSCYGPRCSITDYILGAGYPEIDFAGYYPDRYEHEGYVLPKYVVLWGKNPLMSNPDGFFGHSLIDLMKRGTKMICVDPRIHWLATRAEYVLQLRPGSDTALALGLLNVIINEELYDRDFVENWTYGFEELKERVQEYPPEIVSEITWVPKQKIIDVARILGTCHPAPIQWGLAVDENPNGVQLGHALLSIAAITGNLDVPGGITLGPPASMLGKWRMEVRSQMPNELWEKRIGAAEWPALSTAMATTHPDETLDTLETGKPYKLRMGWFNSSNFITPTCSAQPDRWYRALKQLEFCVVQDCFMTPTAQAFGDIFLPLPTFAEHDGVVITHFGRNAIFLGAINKAFEVGECKSDIEVCIELGKRLHPEHWPWNTAEEFFDDQLKPELGISFDDLRNMGVYQPNYEYKKYEKGLLRFDGEPGFNTVTGMVELCSTLFESWGEDALPYFKEPHYGPNSTPELFKEYPFVLTTGARKFTSFHSEHRQIPTLREIDPDPVVEIHPDSAEKYGIKEGDWVCLENMFGKAKLKAHLTATIHPKVVHATHGWWFPEQDAKEPHLYGVWESNINTLIPHKHIGKLGFGAPFKSLICKAYRVEE; via the coding sequence ATGGAAAACCAATGGAAAAAGTTTAACCAGGACGGCAGCTACACAGTAAGAACGTGTGGATGGTCGCCGCCGGGAGATCATCCGGTAGGATGCGGTATGAAATTGCACGTCAAAGACGGCAAGCTGCTTAAAGTAGAAGGTGACCCGGAACATCCGATTACGCAGGGTAGATTATGTATTCGTTGTCTGTCACTGCCGGAATATGTCCATCATCCTCAGCGTATCACCTATCCGATGAAGCGGGTAGGCGAAAGAGGAGAAGACAAATGGCAGCGGATATCCTGGGATGAAGCTTGGGATATCATTGTAGAAAAGATCAATTACTTTAAAGAAACTTCCGGCATGGAGTCCATCGTAGTATTTGGCGGAACCGGAAGAGAAGCTTGTCTGTATTATTATCCTCTCGCCTTTTCTTCGATTGGAACACCGAACTGTTGTTATGCCTTGAGCGGCTGGTCCTGCTACGGTCCCCGCTGCTCGATCACGGACTACATCCTGGGAGCAGGATATCCTGAGATCGACTTTGCCGGTTATTATCCGGATCGTTATGAGCACGAGGGTTATGTATTACCTAAATATGTTGTGCTATGGGGCAAAAATCCGCTCATGTCCAACCCGGATGGATTCTTCGGCCACTCCCTCATCGACCTGATGAAGAGAGGAACCAAGATGATCTGTGTTGATCCGAGAATTCACTGGCTGGCAACCAGAGCAGAATATGTACTGCAATTGAGACCGGGCTCAGACACGGCTCTGGCGCTTGGATTGCTGAATGTCATTATTAATGAAGAGTTATATGACCGTGACTTCGTAGAAAACTGGACCTATGGTTTTGAAGAATTAAAAGAGCGTGTTCAGGAATATCCGCCGGAAATCGTATCGGAAATCACCTGGGTACCCAAGCAAAAGATCATCGATGTAGCCCGGATTCTTGGCACCTGCCATCCCGCGCCGATCCAATGGGGTCTGGCCGTAGACGAAAATCCGAACGGCGTACAGCTGGGTCATGCGCTTCTTTCGATCGCAGCCATCACCGGCAATTTGGACGTACCGGGCGGCATCACGTTAGGACCACCGGCTTCGATGTTGGGAAAATGGCGTATGGAAGTACGCAGCCAGATGCCGAACGAACTTTGGGAAAAGAGAATCGGTGCTGCCGAATGGCCGGCATTAAGTACAGCTATGGCGACAACGCATCCGGACGAAACACTGGATACATTGGAAACCGGCAAGCCGTATAAGCTCAGAATGGGCTGGTTCAACAGCAGTAACTTCATTACCCCGACCTGTTCCGCGCAGCCGGACAGATGGTACCGGGCATTGAAACAGCTGGAATTCTGTGTTGTACAGGATTGCTTCATGACACCGACCGCGCAAGCCTTTGGTGATATCTTCCTGCCGCTGCCGACGTTTGCTGAGCATGACGGTGTTGTTATTACGCACTTTGGCCGTAACGCCATCTTCCTTGGAGCCATCAACAAGGCATTTGAAGTCGGCGAATGCAAGTCGGACATCGAAGTCTGCATCGAGCTGGGTAAGAGACTGCATCCGGAACATTGGCCCTGGAATACGGCGGAAGAGTTCTTTGATGATCAACTGAAGCCGGAACTGGGCATTAGCTTTGACGACTTGAGGAACATGGGTGTATATCAACCCAACTACGAATATAAGAAATACGAAAAAGGTCTGCTGCGTTTTGACGGAGAACCGGGCTTTAACACGGTAACCGGTATGGTCGAATTGTGTTCGACACTCTTCGAATCGTGGGGAGAAGATGCGCTGCCGTACTTCAAGGAGCCGCATTACGGTCCTAACAGCACACCGGAACTCTTCAAAGAGTATCCGTTTGTTCTCACAACCGGAGCGAGAAAGTTCACCTCCTTCCATTCTGAGCACAGACAAATACCGACATTGCGTGAAATCGATCCGGATCCGGTCGTGGAAATCCATCCGGATTCCGCGGAGAAATACGGAATCAAAGAGGGCGATTGGGTCTGTCTGGAAAACATGTTCGGCAAAGCGAAGCTGAAAGCGCATTTAACCGCGACGATCCATCCGAAGGTTGTCCATGCTACCCACGGCTGGTGGTTCCCGGAACAGGATGCGAAAGAACCTCATCTGTACGGTGTATGGGAATCCAACATCAATACCCTGATCCCGCACAAACACATTGGGAAGCTGGGCTTTGGTGCTCCGTTTAAGAGTCTGATTTGTAAAGCTTACAGGGTCGAAGAATAA
- a CDS encoding GntR family transcriptional regulator — MPIPRNFTAPKSAKERAFIQIQEWIIDGTLKPEEKLNDVELAEALGVSRTPIREALQLLAVHGFVVMHPGVATQVTAVNKEDISKILPPLAVLQALAAELATSVINQQDIDSLRRINTEFSQAIKKGNYYSALKLDEQFHREIVEVTQNAYISNTISMLQAHVRRLFFHNSIILKHDSVDEHETILQAFEGQDSATANKIARNNWLRPIAEYYSK; from the coding sequence ATGCCTATACCAAGAAACTTTACCGCTCCTAAATCTGCAAAAGAACGTGCGTTTATACAAATACAAGAATGGATTATAGATGGTACTCTGAAACCCGAAGAAAAGCTAAATGATGTTGAACTAGCAGAAGCTTTGGGGGTAAGCCGAACTCCCATAAGGGAAGCTTTACAATTACTTGCTGTTCACGGTTTCGTTGTAATGCATCCAGGAGTGGCTACACAGGTCACAGCGGTAAATAAAGAAGATATTTCTAAAATTTTACCTCCTTTGGCAGTATTACAGGCTTTAGCCGCAGAGCTAGCAACATCTGTTATTAATCAACAGGACATAGATTCTCTACGCCGAATTAACACGGAGTTTTCACAAGCTATTAAGAAAGGTAATTATTATTCCGCATTAAAACTGGACGAACAATTTCATAGAGAGATTGTAGAAGTAACGCAAAATGCGTATATCAGCAACACGATATCAATGCTTCAAGCCCATGTTCGCAGACTTTTTTTTCATAATTCTATAATCCTTAAACATGACTCGGTTGATGAACATGAAACAATTCTACAAGCTTTTGAAGGTCAAGATAGTGCAACTGCTAATAAAATCGCACGAAACAATTGGCTACGACCAATTGCTGAATATTATTCGAAATGA
- a CDS encoding phosphotransferase family protein, with protein MLKYELLVNLPAYIERSDFKRELGVQGQLTLQFLAQGEYNINFVIEGQAVPKQDRSLRFVIRVNTGSQIKSTNQIAYEYQALALLSATGVTPKPYYLDDSRLCIPYGLLVMEYLPGEPLDYRRDLTKAAETFAHIHRLKPEKTATDFLIRDSNPFSAIVSESEDLLTHYFNCPDADPIIRQLLEKILLEARERKNGEIYLRQEPWLAVINTEVNSHNFIVNRECQTCHLIDWEKPIWGEPAQDLSMFVIATTTLWKRNYRLSRDEETLFINAYKKTLIKDGYDKHVNTSYLPTLSDRIEMFKFFNYLRAISWCAMAWTEYIKPGRPLVNTDTFAKIKTYLEPAFLVECFPFVKN; from the coding sequence ATGCTGAAATATGAATTGCTTGTAAATCTGCCGGCTTATATAGAACGCAGCGATTTTAAGCGGGAGTTGGGTGTCCAAGGACAACTCACACTCCAATTTTTAGCGCAAGGTGAGTATAATATCAACTTTGTAATAGAAGGGCAGGCAGTGCCTAAACAGGATCGGAGCCTCAGATTTGTAATACGCGTCAATACTGGCAGTCAGATAAAGTCAACAAACCAAATCGCCTATGAATATCAGGCATTGGCACTATTAAGCGCCACGGGAGTAACGCCAAAGCCGTACTATTTGGATGACAGCCGATTGTGTATACCCTACGGGCTCTTGGTGATGGAATACCTTCCGGGGGAGCCGCTTGATTATCGCCGGGATTTGACAAAGGCGGCAGAAACATTTGCGCACATCCATCGTTTAAAACCGGAGAAAACCGCAACCGATTTTCTGATCAGAGATTCTAATCCGTTTTCCGCAATTGTGAGTGAGTCCGAGGACTTACTGACTCACTATTTCAATTGCCCGGATGCGGATCCGATAATACGCCAATTGTTAGAAAAGATACTCTTAGAGGCAAGGGAAAGAAAAAACGGGGAAATTTATCTCCGGCAGGAACCCTGGTTGGCTGTCATTAACACGGAAGTTAATTCTCATAACTTTATTGTCAATAGAGAATGCCAAACCTGCCATCTAATCGATTGGGAGAAACCGATCTGGGGAGAACCCGCACAAGACTTAAGTATGTTTGTCATTGCTACAACTACCCTGTGGAAAAGAAACTATCGGCTGAGCCGCGACGAAGAAACGCTCTTTATCAATGCGTATAAAAAAACATTGATAAAAGACGGTTATGATAAACATGTTAACACGTCGTATCTACCCACTTTGTCGGATCGGATTGAGATGTTCAAGTTCTTTAATTATCTCCGGGCAATTTCTTGGTGTGCGATGGCCTGGACGGAATATATTAAGCCGGGCCGCCCGTTGGTTAACACGGATACCTTTGCGAAAATCAAGACTTACCTTGAACCGGCGTTTTTAGTGGAATGTTTTCCCTTTGTTAAAAATTAG
- a CDS encoding DUF1659 domain-containing protein, whose translation MAVVSTPLNSTLVVAYQTGETSVGAPITRQKSLSDVRANATEQALYDAAQALFSLSQYPVIDVLYRKNFELTNE comes from the coding sequence TTGGCAGTTGTCTCTACACCGTTGAATTCAACGCTGGTCGTCGCCTACCAAACAGGCGAGACCAGCGTTGGCGCTCCGATAACCCGGCAAAAAAGCCTGAGTGATGTGCGCGCCAACGCCACGGAACAAGCACTCTATGACGCAGCACAGGCGTTATTCAGTCTGTCACAATATCCGGTTATCGACGTGCTTTATCGTAAAAATTTCGAGTTAACCAATGAATAA
- a CDS encoding oxidoreductase, with protein MKGYGLLIDYEYCTGCHSCEVSCKNEHKIPLGKWGIKLAEVGPFKIDEDKWEWNYVPVPTQLCDLCEDRINRGEKPSCVLHCLGLAMDYGPVEELAKKMAAKGTKVTLFMP; from the coding sequence ATGAAGGGATACGGTTTATTAATAGACTACGAATATTGCACAGGCTGTCACAGCTGTGAAGTTTCCTGCAAGAACGAGCATAAGATTCCTCTGGGCAAATGGGGGATCAAACTGGCGGAAGTCGGACCGTTTAAGATCGATGAAGATAAATGGGAATGGAACTATGTTCCTGTACCGACCCAGCTTTGCGATCTCTGTGAAGACCGGATCAACAGGGGAGAAAAACCATCCTGCGTGCTTCACTGCTTAGGTCTGGCTATGGACTACGGTCCGGTAGAAGAGCTGGCTAAGAAAATGGCTGCCAAAGGAACAAAGGTCACACTGTTCATGCCATAA
- a CDS encoding MBL fold metallo-hydrolase, with protein MAVAFKILGTGAGPGIPSYYCDCISCNEARENPCLARTRSGAVVNTGKETVLIDASADMRAQLVREDIRHVDVVFISHWHYDHFGGLGDLEYYVRLYRKEKIKLFLPPDALEEFEAAYPFLLDVFDIALWQFGEKYTFGECDLIPLPANHSRQTAGFVLEAKQRLAYFTDTAGLPEETAARIRGIDYLICDATFYKDNWYPHSHQSVAQAIQLGQDLNAQSTILTHMAMHYSEPVTVAQLTEQLQAYSSAVLAYDGMVITL; from the coding sequence ATGGCTGTGGCATTTAAAATATTAGGGACTGGTGCGGGTCCCGGTATCCCTTCCTATTACTGCGACTGTATTTCTTGTAATGAGGCCAGGGAGAACCCTTGTCTGGCGCGAACCCGCAGCGGTGCCGTTGTTAACACCGGCAAAGAAACCGTTCTGATCGACGCCTCGGCGGACATGCGGGCACAGCTGGTTAGGGAAGACATACGTCATGTGGATGTGGTGTTTATCTCCCACTGGCACTATGACCATTTTGGAGGCTTAGGCGACCTGGAGTATTATGTCCGTCTTTATCGCAAGGAAAAAATTAAGCTCTTTCTGCCGCCGGATGCCCTCGAGGAATTCGAAGCCGCTTATCCGTTTTTGTTGGACGTCTTTGATATCGCTCTCTGGCAGTTTGGCGAAAAGTACACCTTTGGTGAATGTGACCTGATACCGCTGCCGGCAAACCACAGTCGGCAAACCGCCGGTTTTGTCCTGGAAGCAAAGCAGCGGTTGGCGTATTTTACGGATACAGCGGGCTTACCGGAGGAAACTGCGGCCCGGATCCGGGGGATAGATTATCTGATCTGCGATGCAACCTTTTATAAAGACAACTGGTATCCTCACAGCCACCAATCGGTGGCGCAAGCCATCCAGCTGGGACAGGACCTGAACGCGCAAAGCACTATTTTAACCCATATGGCCATGCATTACAGTGAACCGGTCACCGTCGCCCAACTGACAGAACAGTTACAGGCTTATTCGAGTGCCGTGTTAGCCTATGATGGGATGGTTATCACTCTTTAA
- a CDS encoding MFS transporter: MSNSENKLWTTQYFLVMMVNLLTFINHFIFIALLPVYVIHIGGTNTDAGLLTGLFSIAALVFRPVFGKLLDNKGRKIVLIMGLTLITIMSASFIFTRTISLLMIFRIINGIGFSAGSTAISTVVADILPKARLAEGIGYFGISNNIAQAIGPLIGLYIIQGYGYTALFVAVAVVSFISMICSFPIKYTKQHAKEKEEKGKLAGQSDRNTNIRLRFLETALISPALMMLLIATVFGAVQTFVAKYALSMGISNIGIFFTVYALATIFSRFFYGQLITTMGLGKTLVPAILLVILSQIILSFATTLWMFILSAIFYGFGAGFIMPTLNTIIVLFASPSKKGMALALFFSAMDIGVGFSAIIWGILSQNFGYPVIYMGSVVSCVLALIIYAVSLKKSLHERRHPQAD, encoded by the coding sequence TTGAGTAACTCGGAAAACAAGTTGTGGACGACGCAATACTTCTTGGTGATGATGGTCAACTTACTTACCTTTATCAACCATTTTATATTTATTGCGTTGTTGCCCGTTTATGTCATACATATTGGTGGTACGAACACCGATGCAGGGCTATTGACCGGGCTCTTCTCAATCGCGGCACTGGTATTCCGACCGGTTTTTGGGAAATTGCTGGATAATAAAGGGCGTAAGATTGTACTCATCATGGGATTGACGCTTATCACTATTATGTCGGCGAGTTTTATCTTTACCCGTACCATTTCTTTATTGATGATTTTCAGAATCATCAATGGGATTGGTTTCAGTGCGGGGAGTACCGCAATTAGTACTGTTGTAGCTGATATATTGCCAAAAGCCAGGCTTGCTGAGGGCATTGGGTACTTTGGTATATCCAATAACATAGCGCAGGCCATCGGTCCGCTCATCGGGCTATATATTATCCAGGGCTATGGTTATACTGCTCTTTTTGTTGCTGTTGCAGTGGTATCTTTTATCAGCATGATTTGTTCATTCCCAATTAAATATACAAAACAGCATGCGAAAGAAAAAGAAGAGAAAGGGAAGCTAGCGGGCCAAAGCGACAGAAACACAAACATACGCTTACGCTTTTTAGAAACCGCTCTAATATCTCCGGCCCTGATGATGTTGCTTATTGCTACTGTCTTTGGCGCAGTTCAGACTTTCGTGGCTAAATATGCACTGAGCATGGGGATCAGCAATATTGGGATATTTTTTACGGTCTATGCGTTGGCAACCATTTTTTCCCGTTTTTTTTACGGACAGTTAATCACAACGATGGGTTTGGGGAAAACCTTGGTGCCGGCCATTCTTCTTGTTATCCTGTCCCAAATAATCCTCTCATTCGCCACGACGTTATGGATGTTTATCCTTTCGGCTATTTTTTACGGGTTTGGAGCGGGATTTATTATGCCGACGCTGAATACGATCATCGTATTATTTGCATCACCCAGCAAAAAGGGAATGGCACTTGCTCTTTTCTTTAGTGCCATGGATATCGGCGTCGGGTTCAGTGCTATCATTTGGGGGATCCTATCTCAGAACTTTGGTTACCCAGTCATCTATATGGGTAGCGTCGTATCCTGCGTCCTTGCTCTAATTATTTACGCAGTCTCATTAAAGAAAAGTCTTCACGAGCGACGACACCCTCAGGCGGATTAA
- a CDS encoding DUF2922 domain-containing protein, with amino-acid sequence MAITNNRVLRLTFTTAGGKTLAVTVPNPKTGLLQAEVMAVMNTIITSDIFLTSSGALTGIRDIKVVDTTTDDLYDPPEA; translated from the coding sequence ATGGCGATAACAAATAATCGCGTCCTGAGACTTACCTTCACAACCGCCGGCGGTAAAACCTTGGCGGTTACTGTGCCGAATCCAAAGACAGGTCTGTTGCAGGCTGAAGTCATGGCTGTGATGAACACGATTATAACAAGCGATATATTCCTGACCTCCAGTGGTGCGCTTACCGGAATAAGAGATATCAAAGTCGTTGACACAACCACCGACGACTTGTACGACCCACCGGAGGCATAA